The sequence below is a genomic window from Desulfomonilia bacterium.
AGCCATAGCGTCCTTGAAAGACTATCAGGGAGTAACAGGTATAATATCATTTTATAGTGACGGGTCCACCCGCAGAGAAATAACCGTTCTTACGGTAAGGGACGGGAATATACTAGAGGTAGTGCAGTGAAAAGAACATTTCAGTACAGTTTTGCATGGTATGTTGAAATTTTAATGATTTTTTCGATCATGATGGGGTGTGCCCATGACCAGGAAGGGAAGGCGCCGCCCGCCGATGTCCTGTATAAAGAGGCTCAGCAATTTGCAACGGATGGCAAAGTTGAGAAGGCTTCAGAGGCTTTCATGAAGGTCAGGACATTCTATCCCGGCAATGATCTTGCAAAGCAATCTCTGCTCGATCTGTCCGACCTTTATTATAATAATAAAGAATATGTTTCTGCATTGAGCAGCTACCAGGAATTCAGGATGCTTTACCCTACGGATGCTAAATCCGAGTACTGCATGTTCAAAGCAGCCATGTGCCATTTCAAGCAGATATTGACCATTGACCGGGATCAGACTGAAACGGTCAAGTCTATCAAGTCTTTTGAAGATTTTCTTCGCATGTACCCTGATTCCACCTATTCAAATGAGGCAAATGAAAACCTCAAAAAATCAAAAATAGTGCTTGCAAAAAACGGGATATACATAGGCAAATTCTACATGCATAGGAAAAAATGGCATGAAGCGGCATGCAGAAGATTTACTGA
It includes:
- the bamD gene encoding outer membrane protein assembly factor BamD; the protein is MKRTFQYSFAWYVEILMIFSIMMGCAHDQEGKAPPADVLYKEAQQFATDGKVEKASEAFMKVRTFYPGNDLAKQSLLDLSDLYYNNKEYVSALSSYQEFRMLYPTDAKSEYCMFKAAMCHFKQILTIDRDQTETVKSIKSFEDFLRMYPDSTYSNEANENLKKSKIVLAKNGIYIGKFYMHRKKWHEAACRRFTEVKAGFPGLGLDEELDKLIKESCGTKE